The Brassica oleracea var. oleracea cultivar TO1000 chromosome C7, BOL, whole genome shotgun sequence sequence GCAAGAGTATTTGTCTAACTCCTCCTCAGAGTCTGAGAAAAGCAGCTCATCATCGTCACCTTCCATGACGTAAATCTGAGAGCGACTGTGTTTGGAACTGTGGCCTGGTGTGTAGACCTCGTCACAGAACATACAAAGACTTTTTGCTCTCCTGTCTTGCATCTCTTGGTAAGAGTACTTTCGAGGTGGTTTATCGTTGTTTGTGGGAAAGGTAATGGCTTTAGAGGTGGGCTTTTGTGTGGTTGGGGTAGGGAGGAGGGGGGCGTTGTTTGAGTTTTTGTGGTAATAGGGTTGGTTGTGTTTGTGGTTGGGATTGAATGGAGCTTTGGGTTGTTTGGAGGGTGTGTGGTGAAGGGAGGATTCGTGAAGCATGGTGATCTTCGCAGCTCCGGCGACAGAGGAGACCTCAAACTGTCTAGTGTGAAGTGATAGATGACGGTTCAGGTTGGCTAAGAAGATGCTTAGGGCGTGAGCCTCTGGGAGGATGAGTCGCATTCTAGGGGTCTCGAACTTGTCGAGTAACTCAACCACCGAGTCAGAGCCTTGTTTCAACTCGACCAACTCAGCCAGTGGGTCGTCGTAGAGCTCGCTGAAACGGCCGGAGATGGCCACGACATACTCAGTCCACGAAGGGAAGATCCCATAACGTGTACTCATATAGTTATGGTGCCATTGGGTGGCTTTACCGGTGAGGTGCATCGACGCTAAGCGGACCTGAGCTCCGGTGCGGTGGCGTCGATGTCGAAGAACTGCTCGCAGTTGGAAATACAATCGCGGAGGTTTGTGCCGTCAAAAGATGGGAACTTTATCTTTGAGAGGCGATAGGCTAAGCCGTTGTGAGGTTGTGGGGTTCGGTCGGGGCGTTGGTCGGAGTAACCGGTGGTATCGGGAGGGGTTGGTTAGGGTTGTTGTTTGAGATGGGGGTGGGTGGGTGAGACGGGCATGGGTCCATCGGGGCTTTTCCGACGGCTTGGAGAGGGGAAATGGTGTTGAACATCATCGCCTCAAGTATGTCGAAACGGGAGTTGAGGGAGTCGTGCTGGGTTTTGACCTCCGCCGCGAGGAGAGTGTGGAGAGAGCGCATCTCGTCGACATGTTCGGTCAGAGAACATTCCTGGAGCCGTGTTTCCACCATTGCAGCGCCGAGAATCGAGAGACTTCTGATACCAATGTAACAGTAAGGTTAGAACCAAGTGACCAAATTCCAATCTAGAGCTCACCAAGAACTTAAGAAAGGAGAAATCAAGACTAGAAAGTGATCTAAAAGAAAGATCACCTTGAAGAACAAGATCTCAGGGATAAATGTGCTAGTTTTGTAGCTTTGCGAGAGAGAAATAAGATAGAGATGACTGAAATTGTTTTCTGATTATTTTCTGGAAGCTGTAGTCAGCTGGTACTAGTCATGGGCATATTATCTGAAACCCGAAAATCGAACCGGAACCGAACCAAAAAAACCGGGACCGAAACCGGACCGAAAATTACAAAAACCCGAAAGGTTCCTATATTTCTAAATCCGAAAAACCGAAACCGAACCGGGACCGAACCGAGAACCGAACGGGTACCCGAATATTTTGAATATATTAAAAAAAAATATTATTTTTAATTTTAATATATATAAAATATAATTTATAAATAAAAAATATCTACAAAAATCCGAACTACCCGAATAACCCGGACATGTTTTCGGTTTTTTCCGAGTTTAGATCGAGTTTTCGGGGTTTTTTCGGTTTTTTGGGCTTTAAACCCGAACCACACCCGAATTATTTGTAATGCAGTTCCATTTCGGGTTTTATAAAAAAATAGAAACCCGACCCGAACCCGACACTATCCGAACCGAACCGATCCGAAAAATGTCCGGTTCCTAAATATCCCAATCCGAATAGCCCGAAAACCGAATAAACCGAACCGACCCGAACCGAAAACCCGAATGGCCAGCAGTAGCTGGTACATAAAGAGAATCACAAACGGTCACATACGACCTATTTGCTGATTTCGCAAAAGACAAGAACGAATGCGACAAACAAGTTTATTTGAACCAATGAAATTTAAAATAAAGTATAACGGTTTGATGTGAACCTGTCACACAAAGTTCTTATCATCTTGTGCAAAAAGTTTATTTTACTCTCAACTTTCTGCTCTGTGACAGTGATCTGATGTCATTGTCGATATAAATTATTTGATTTATTGGTTATACAGAACGAATCTCGATCTTGATGGCTTATTTTATTACATCATCAGTCACCAAACTGGATGTGGCAGGAGATAAGATAAGATGCTTAAACTAATTTGAAAAGATCATATAATTAATAGGAAACATTTTTATCTTTTCCCGAAAGTGAGAAATAAAGTTTTATCTTCTTTTACGTGAGGTCAAGATTCTCTGGCTGTTAATATATAACGAGAGACACGGACAAAGGCAATGACTTTCTTTACCCTAAGTTAGTAGAGTAGAGCGTTTGATTTCAAAGCAGTATTCTGTAATGGAGGTGATCCACGCATGGTCTGCTCCAAGATCACTCAGCACATCTCTCATGTACTCCTTTGCTCAGGTACTTTTCTTCTTCTTGCTTCACTGAGAGAAGACTTTTGAGTATTCCTGCAGTTATAGTTGTTTGGTTTCTCTCTGAATCTATGATGATGAAAATAAAACTAACATTTGATTCACTGAAAAAACATTTTTGTGGGTGTGAGTTGTAACTTGAAAAGATGTTTTTTGGTTTGTATGACTCAGAGAGACGACACTGAAGTGCTGGACGAGCCATTATACGCTGCATATCTTAAATCTACAGGTGCTGATAGGCCATACAGAGATGAGCTTCTCTCTAAGATGGTATGTCAGTAATTGATTTATGTTACAGTGCATTAAGGCAATGCTTAGTCTACTCATTATGAGGAGAAATCAACATAATTGTAGGAGTGTGATGGAGAAAAGGTGGTGAAGGACATCATTTATGGTCCAGGAAACAAAAAGTATAGGTTCTGTAAGGTTTAGACTCCGATCTAGGGACTTCAGTTTCGTATTTATATTGTCACTGTGTTTGGGATAACATTGTGATTCTGTTTTGTGTTTCTTGCCCTTCTGTGTACAGCATATATCGAAACAGCGACTTCTTGGTTTGCCAAGTGAGCTAATGAGCAAAGGGAAGCACTTTATCTTGATACGCAATCCCCTTAACATATTGGTTAGCTTTATCAAACTCTATTCTTCTGAACTGGTTTATCTTTTAAATGTTTGAGATGTTTCTTCTCATTGTTATTGTTTTGTTTGAAATTCTATTGCAGCCTTCCTTTGAGAAAGTACACCCTTTATCATTTGCCGAACTGGGATTGGGAGAGTTAGTATCGATATACAGCGATCTCTGTCAGATGGGAACCCCACCAGCAATCGTCGATGCAGATGAGTTTCAGCAAGATCCCGAGGTGAAGGTTTCATTGCAATAGTATGAAAACATTGACAATCTTGCTTATTTTTTTGCATCATTCATTCTATTTCCAGGGTACATTACGTGGTCTTTGCAGTGACCTGGAGATACCGTTTCAACCCTCTATGCTTAAGTAAGACTCTTTAGCTTTCTCTTGGATTTGACCATAAACAGCAAGAGAATGACTCATTGTTTGTGTGTGTTGTTGAAGATGGGAGGCTGGTCCTATACCAGAAGACGGACTATGGGCTTCATGGTGGTACAAAACTCTTCACAAATCAACAGGGTTTTCGTCTCCTAGGCCCTATCCTCATGTACTGGTTTGAGTTTAGTACAACTATTAAAGATCGTGGAACTCAAAAACATCATTCAAACTAACATTGTCTGTTTTCTATTGTTTTCTCAGACATTCCCTTTGAAGCATTACGATTTGCTGGAGCAATGTTTACCGCTATACAACATCCTCAGGCGCCACGTGAAGCATAAGTCATCTCTCTTGACCAGCAACTTAACTCCTCCCAGTCTTCCAGTTCCTGAAAACGCTAAGCTTTTCGCTTGGGTTGGTGATGAGATTGTGCCACGTGAGATGGCGAAGGTGCTTGCTTGAACCATGAACATAGAGTCTCTGTTTGTTATTAGCTGCTTGCTTTGAAACTCTGATGTTTCTTTATTCTTGTTTGAAGGTTTCTGTTTTTGACTCGGTCGTGCAAGGCGGTGACTCTGTATGGGAAGGTCTTAGGATATACAAAGGGAAAGTGTTCAAGCTTGAAGAACATCTAGATCGGTAAGAACCAAGTCAGAATAAAAAGTAAAGCATTTCTTATTAATATGTTGAAAGTATTGGATATAGGTTGTTTGATTCAGCAAAGGCTCTGGCTTTCAACAATGTCCCGACCCGGGAGGAGGTAAAAGAAGCCATCTTCAGAACTCTCATAACCAATGGGATGTTTGACAATACACATATAAGACTCTCTCTTACTCGAGGCAAAAAGGTATTATTGCTTACACCTTTTACCAAGTTCAAAGTTGTTTATATGTTTTCATTTTAAACTCAAACAAGCTACGATGACTTTGTTCAGGTCACTTCTGGAATGAGCCCTGCATTTAACCGTTACGGTTGTACTCTGATTGGTAAAAGTTTCAGATTTGTCTCTTGCAAGCATACAACTTGAATATGGTTTTGGCATGAAACTTTGTTTGTATGATCGTTTTTTCTTCAAAAATAATGCAGTCCTGGCCGAGTGGAAGCCTCCAGTATATGACAACGATAGTGGAATTGTGCTAGTGACTGCAACTACACGCCGCAATTCACCCAACGTATAAGTCTCTGGAACTCTCATAAAGTGGTCCATTGTTGTTTTTTTTTCTCTTATTCTACTCTTGTTTTTTTTCAGAATTTGGATTCTAAGATTCACCACAACAACCTCCTCAACAACATACTCGCAAAGGTTTTCATCTTTTTCCTCCCGCATCA is a genomic window containing:
- the LOC106306587 gene encoding branched-chain-amino-acid aminotransferase-like protein 2 isoform X2 encodes the protein MEVIHAWSAPRSLSTSLMYSFAQRDDTEVLDEPLYAAYLKSTGADRPYRDELLSKMHISKQRLLGLPSELMSKGKHFILIRNPLNILPSFEKVHPLSFAELGLGELVSIYSDLCQMGTPPAIVDADEFQQDPEGTLRGLCSDLEIPFQPSMLKWEAGPIPEDGLWASWWYKTLHKSTGFSSPRPYPHTFPLKHYDLLEQCLPLYNILRRHVKHKSSLLTSNLTPPSLPVPENAKLFAWVGDEIVPREMAKVSVFDSVVQGGDSVWEGLRIYKGKVFKLEEHLDRLFDSAKALAFNNVPTREEVKEAIFRTLITNGMFDNTHIRLSLTRGKKVTSGMSPAFNRYGCTLIVLAEWKPPVYDNDSGIVLVTATTRRNSPNNLDSKIHHNNLLNNILAKIESNNANVDDAIMLDKDGFVSETNATNIFMVKKGRVLTPRADYCLPGITRATVMELVVKENFILEERNISLSEFHTADEVWTTGTMGELSPVVKIDGRVIGGGKVGPVTRRLQSAYKKLTDDSGVPIPTYQKNIDTSCV
- the LOC106306587 gene encoding branched-chain-amino-acid aminotransferase-like protein 2 isoform X1, with protein sequence MEVIHAWSAPRSLSTSLMYSFAQRDDTEVLDEPLYAAYLKSTGADRPYRDELLSKMECDGEKVVKDIIYGPGNKKYRFCKHISKQRLLGLPSELMSKGKHFILIRNPLNILPSFEKVHPLSFAELGLGELVSIYSDLCQMGTPPAIVDADEFQQDPEGTLRGLCSDLEIPFQPSMLKWEAGPIPEDGLWASWWYKTLHKSTGFSSPRPYPHTFPLKHYDLLEQCLPLYNILRRHVKHKSSLLTSNLTPPSLPVPENAKLFAWVGDEIVPREMAKVSVFDSVVQGGDSVWEGLRIYKGKVFKLEEHLDRLFDSAKALAFNNVPTREEVKEAIFRTLITNGMFDNTHIRLSLTRGKKVTSGMSPAFNRYGCTLIVLAEWKPPVYDNDSGIVLVTATTRRNSPNNLDSKIHHNNLLNNILAKIESNNANVDDAIMLDKDGFVSETNATNIFMVKKGRVLTPRADYCLPGITRATVMELVVKENFILEERNISLSEFHTADEVWTTGTMGELSPVVKIDGRVIGGGKVGPVTRRLQSAYKKLTDDSGVPIPTYQKNIDTSCV